tggttttgtgAACTTGACCCAAgtctagacatatctgggaagtaATCTTAATCAGGAAAAAGCCTTCATAGATTCCTCCATAGGCAAGTCTTTAagacttactttttaaatttgtggTTGATGTGGGCATTGccccacccactgtgggcagtacccatcctgggcaggtggttcagGGTacataagagagcaggctgagcaagccataaggagcaagccagtaagcagcattcctcatgGGCTTCTCCTTCAGTTCTTACCTCTAGGCTcttgctctgagttcctgtcctggcttcactcagtgatggagtgtgacttgAGAATTGTAggctgaaataagccctttccttcacaaattgcttttggtcatgcattttatcacattttaaccttaactaagacaatagGCTTGTCTGTTTTGAACAGGGGCCAAATAAAAAGGCCTAGCTCCTGACCCCTAAGGCACAGGGTCTGGGCAGTGGTAAAACACCGCATCCTAACCACCAGGCTGGAGGGGGTCTTCTGGGTGCATCTGGATGAGGGATAGAGAGTCAGGGCCAGAGAGGCCTGCACAAAAAGTACCACTTACCCAGTACAAAACTAAGCCATAGTCCCACTTTATTTTCCGTTTTAGGACAAAACAGAAGGACAGTTCCAATCTGTCTcttaagggaagaaaaacaagcaaaaagcacAACCAGGTAAATCACGATGCCTAGTGAGAGCTTCCCTCAAGGCTAGCACACAGGGGAACAGAGGTACCGAAGAGAGAAGTGAGCAGAGTGTGGTGTTAGTGAAGGAGACAGGACCACAAAGTGATTCCATGAGCTGCTCTAAGGAAGAGTGGACACAGAGGGAAGGCCCCTGCCTCATGCTGACTCTACCTAAAGCTCTTAATGAAGCAGGAGAGGGAGGTCTGTCTGAACCTCGGGCGTCTCATGACATTCTATTAGGTCCTTGCAGCAGTACTGTGGAGTgggtagagagaggcagagatgctTTGAACATGGAAAATCAGTAGCAAAGGACAATGGGGCTGGTCACTAGAGGAGCTTGACATAGTTTGCAGGAAAGAGTCCAAAGTGGCCATGGCAACGGCCCCGCCACCAGCCTTCATCCACCATCTCAATGTCAGTGATGATGTCATCTGGATCAAAGGAAAGCTCATCGCTTCCCTCTGGGGAGGAAGTTGAGGGGACATTAGAATGGTTAGACAGGAATCCCTCTGTGCCTTCCTGTGCCAACTCTAAGCCTCCGTGAAGGAAACAAGCCCAGTCTTCTGGGCCCTTTCTCGCCCCTCAGAACCCACCCCTTTTCCTATGTACCAGGCCCTTCAGGTGGCTTCAGACTTACCTCCTTGGTAATCATACAGAGCTACAGCTGAGGTGCCTGGACCACCAGCCCTGGCTGACGATCCTGAATAAtgagaaatagaaatattaaCAGGGAGAAGACAGACACGACCCCACTGCGCAGGAAGGGGAgattcctcctccatctctgatGCCCAGAAAGTGACCAAATGGAGCTGCTCCCCACCTTCACCTCACTCACCAGCCTGGTAGGACAGAGAAGTAGTGCCCTCAGGCTCCAGCACATCTTCAtagtctccctctgcttcctcctcctgccGACCTAGGTCCATCACGTCTTCATAGTCATTCTCAGGCTCATGCTCCGGCTCTGCTTCATACACTGGCTCTTCCACCACCTGGAGGCCTTCCGGGGTCCTAGGGGGCAGAGCTGGGGGCTCCTCATTGTCCTGAGGAGAGACATGTGGACCAGGAGGATTCAACGACGGCTTAATGGGGTTGCTAACACCCTCACCACCCCACTTCTTCCCTCTGTTCAGAAGCCTTTCCTTGGAAGCAGTCTGTTCTTCATTCCCCAGTCTCCTAAAACACTTGCCCTCTGAAAGCACCTACCAAGAAGGGACAGGAGGGGACTCAAGGGGTGAGGTGAGGGATAAGGGGTGAGGGGTGTGGAAAACAAGGCAGTCTTTGGAAAACCAAGGGAACATCAAAGCACGAGCACCCTGTTGGGATACTGCAGCTAAGAGAACCAACTGTCCAAGTTTGCTCAGGGACGCAGAGTTTCCAGAATGCATGGCTTTCAGTGCTAAAACCAGAGCAAGCAAATCAGGATGATTGGCTGCCCCATAGAGCCCAAGACATGAGAAGATGGGCAGAGACAGAAAATCTGCCGGGCACTGCTTACCTCCAGGGAATTCTGTGGTTGAGTCTGCATCATGGGTAGGGAAGGCACAGGAtgctcttctctgcttctcacaGGCTCAGGTTCTGGTGGTGGGTGATTCTCTGCTGGAGGCCAGACCTAAGAACAAGGTGTTTTGGCACTAACCACACCCACCTGCCATGCTCTCCCTTATACTTACCAAGAACCCTCTCACTCTGCTAGACCAAGACAGCACATCCCTCAAGATGGGTCCCACACTGTAGGTGATGGCTCCTTCATCTTTAGTTGCTACTTAAAGGATACCTATTGCAGCTGGTGACCACTTGGTCCAGCGGAGGCTACCAGTTGCAAATGGTGACCTGCCATCTGCTAGACTTTGATATAGAGACTCTAACAATTAGTTAGAGTCTATAAATCTtgttggctttgttgttgttgttatatttttttaTCTTCTGCTACCTGGGGCCAATTACACATACAGAATCTTCACAAAGGCAAGTATAACAGACTCTGCTCAACAAGGGAGACATTTGACTTCTTTTTATTGACagattgattcattcattcattcatttttgcctACAACTTGGGCATCTGAGACACCTGTCTGGGCAAGAGAGCCTGGACCCCCAGTACCCAGGCACTCACCTCTGAGGAGATCTTCTTGGGCAATGGGGCTGGCACTGCTGGCTTTTCCACAGGCTCTGAAGGCTGCTGAGCTTCTCGGCTCATCTTCACCACGGCCTTTCGTTCCTGTTGCTGCCTGGCCATCTGCTgtgccttctcttcttcttctcgcTTCCTCTTCTCCTCAGCCATGGACTCAAATTTTGCCTTCAGCCCACGGGCACCACTGGAAGCTGCAGATACGGACAAGAAAAGCTAAGGGTGTTTTGATTGTGAGTGGAAAGAGAGGAAATAGTACttgtagaaagagagaaatctgataaatgcaggaggagagaagagggtggTTCATGGAGAGGAAGGTACAAAGATAGTGAGAGAGCAATAAGACCTGGGGATCATATGGTACTGAAGTCCAGGTTCCATATGACCAAAAGGATCATTTGTCCTTTCAAAATTATGAGTCAGTGAACTAATATCTTTCTCTGTTCACATTCTTTAAACCTGTGAGTCTCCACCCACcaccatcccattccccatcccaaGAGTCTATTCTACCTGCCTTTCCCATGTAATTCCTCTTGTGAGTCTCCAGTAACTCTTACCCAGGTAACCCTCGTCTCTGTGTGTTTCCACCCACCACAATCCTATTCCCCATCCCAGTGATCTACTCTACCTGTCTTTCCCAGGTAACTCTTCACTCGTCTGAGTGtctctcttctatttccttcCCTAATTCCACTCTTACTATCCAGTAGGTCTGGATTTTCTAGGAGACAAGACTCTGGAACTATGAGAGTAGGGGTCTCATCTTCCTTGGCTaatctcagtggttaaaggcatgCAAGGGACAGTGTTGGAGGAGAGAGagtcagaagagaaaagaggctgAAGGGCATAGAGAAGGGAACCATGAAGACTAACCTGCTTCTATGGGTGTGGTCTTCTTATACGCTGTGGTTGGGGCCTCCATTTCATTGAAGCCAACGGCACTCTGCGGGCAGAAGAACAGTGTGTATAGTGAGGGAAACCAGGAGGGTAGTGATCCATATGCTAGCACTGGGGGATAGGGCCACCCTGGGGGGCATCCCAAGCCATGTAGTAAGCAACAGTTGGACTAGTTCTCCAAGATTATCTGATGGAAGAGAGAGGGGTAAAGAACTCTACTGGTGGGCTGAGCTCCCCCTTTGAAATCTCAGAGGACTTAGAATTTCACGTTTCTAAGCCCAGTTAAACCTAGAATGGAGCAAATGCCTTGCTCACAAAGGAAGAGGAGCTTTTGAACATATAGGACAGTGATGCAGAGCAGGAAGAGACAAGACAGGATTAAGAAATGCTTGAAATGTCATGTCTGATTTCCCTGGTGTCtacctttcctctccaactctGCCCTCCTCTGCTCTTCTCAGTTAAACCTCAGGATATGGAATTCAGGTTCCTTAGTGacccagctccaagagatccatTTTTCTTGGGGCTTCTCCTTCTCTTGCTATCCTCTGTGCACCTCCTTTACTATGAGACACTCTTGAGACCATGGTATCCTGTGTTTACCTTATCCACTCGGTCCTTCTGGATTCCATACTGGCCACCAAAGCCCTTGGTATAGTCTGTAGGAAAGAAAAATCTGGGAGTGAAAAATAGATTAGAATGCTGGGaatgggtggggagagggagcaaAAGGACGGGGAGATGGGaatgtggaaggcagagaaagagggagacatgTCAGCGATCAGAGAGACATGGAtagcaggaagaaagggaaagggtcgagggtggggctggggaactcgggagagaaagaagagagtggAGAGAAGGAACACAAGAGAAGTGACAGCCAAGAAAACATACAAggaaataaacaggaaaatgagGCGAGCCCTCCAGCCATCCCTACTGTGTCCCAGGGAagagctctctgtcccctctAAGGCTATCTGGCCTCGATACTCACACCAAGCCGCTACCTTGTGCCCATAGCCCAGCCTGGCTCCACTCGTTCCCCaaaccccttcttcctttctccttctgtctATGCCCTGCTTCCAAGCCTGCTGTCTTTTCCATCCATGTTGCCTCTCCTCATCCCTCCTTACTCTGGGACCCTGGGCAGCttccagaaaggaaggaaagaggatcCTGTGCTCCCTAGTGACCCCCCTCCTCCTAATCCAACTTACCTCGCTGAGACTCGTGCTTCTCCGTCTCCCCTTTGTAGTCATATCCTAGAGCTGCTTTGTCCCGTTTATCCTTCTCTACCCCATAGCGGCCACCAAAGCCATGAGAGTAATCTGCAATAGACAGAGGAGGCCTGAGCCTTGGTCCACTGCAAAACGCTAGAGAGAGAAATCTAAAGGAATGAGTGCAGAGTGAGAAGGCAGGGAAGGTTTGGAGCTCAGACAGGGGTGAAATAATTCAACATGGACAACTCCCTCACCTCCATCCCAAGCCAAGAAGACCCCACTGGATATTTTCCCTTCTTCAAGGAAAGGCTATGTATAGAGAGGCTATGAGAAGAGatctctgggatcaaaggcagacacaggagatGTGTGCTGTTCCTCCACCCCCATAGAAACAGGGAAATCTCAGCCAAATGTAGTAATTTTTTAAGTAGTGAAACtcaaaggaagagatggagggagaagagaagaaaaggcacaggaacaagaggaggagaaaaagaaggaagataaGGATGAAATAATCTTGGCTCCAGAAAGAAATACAAGAGTTGGAGCTACGTAAGTGTGAGGGTGACTGTGAACAGATACCATAGAAGTCCCAAGTCCATTTAAGTCAACATTTAATGAACTGGGATTAAGACTGTGGTTCTAAAATCTACTCAAGAGTGGGTGTGGAATCTGGAAAGGAGGCCCTGCCCAgtcctcaaaagaaagaaaggtccaGAAACACTGCTCATTTGCACAGGAAATGGTGAAGTGTCCTGTAGTCTGTTCTTTTGTGACAAGGGGTACTTTTACCAATAACATTTAGAAGTCTAGTCCCTCAGCTGTGTGTAGACTGGAACTACTCATTTATTTTCACAATTATGGGATTCAGGAATGCTAAGGTAAGAAATTAACTTAAATACTGATCTAAGAAAATACATACATGGAGGGCCATGGGAGATAAGTTGGTCAGTACAGTGCCATGTAAATATGAGGACCTGTCATGGGATTTCCATCCTTTTAGCCAATGACTTAGGGGCAGCAAGCTCTAGGGCATTGGTCTTGTCTGCTATGTGACAACTGATAAACTGAAGGGAAAGGGTCTCTCATTCTCTTGCTCTCATGCTTGTTTGGATGGTTGGAGCTGAGCAGGCTGTTTGCTGTTGGTGCCCTTTCCCCTTGGGCAGAACAGTTTTGGAGGTGTCTGACCTGTCCTATATAAGTGAGTGTTTACCCCTATTCTACACCTAAATAAATTTTTTGAACCTCTGCCAGACTCTCGTGGCATGCTTAGTGgatcttttcttttacttataagtaaaagaaaattcaCTAGGAAAATTAGAAAGTGTTTTAtccttaattaaaattaaaatacacataGAATTTGGTGGAGTACAACATACGTTGTATTGAGAGGAAAAGGTGTAATTTGCTCATAttggaaagagagacaaaaatcAACGGTTTAAGGTTTTATCTCAAGAAGCTCGAAAAAATGAAGCCTACATTAatataaggaaaaataatgagTCAAAACCTAGTGTAATTTTAGAACAGATAACAATTGAGAAAATTAGAAAAGGTAAGAGTTAGgtctttaaaaacatattgaTTGCCTCTAGCAAAAATAATCTATCATGAACAGAAAAAAACTACATTCAAAATGAAAGTGAACACATCAATACCactacaaatttttaaaaggttaaaaagaGCATATGGAAATACTATGATTTAGTGTGCTATCTAGACAAAGCGTGGCAACTTCataaaaaaatgagtattttataACCAATCTAAGAATAGATAGAATGACTAACTAGACCTACCTCTAGTGAAGAAATTGAACTcattgaaaaaggaaaattaaaaaatggcCCATGACTATGAACACCTCTCAGCCTCTGCTAGAAGGGGACAAGAATTCTCTGGAGTCAACTCAGGCCATAAGAAACTCCTAAGAAGGAAATAACCCTCTTTGTCACTGAAATATGTTCACAAAccataaaggaaataaataaccaTTAAAGAAAGTAAACTAAGCAAACACATTAATTTTTGCACCCAAGAActataaataacacaaaatatgaaACTCTATAacagtgattctcagccttcctaatgccatgaccctctaatacagttcttcacGCTGTGGTGAcgcccaaccataaaattattttcattgctatttcataactgtaattttgctactgttatgaatcataatgcaaatatctgatatgcagggatAACTGAAATGCAACCCAaccaaggggtcacaacccacaggctcAGAACCTCTGGCTTACAGCCTCAAGCCACTTGCAGCTCACTGTTTCCTCATCAAAGATGTGGGTTAAGCTTTAAAGACAATAGATTCTAGAACAAAGGAGAATCTTATTTTATCTCCAACCAGGGAAAGAGAGTATTAGACAGACTTGATCAAACTCATGGCATCAATTTGAGAGTCAAAGAAGTCAGCCCATAATTGGAATTGGAAAGTGGCCAAAACCATGGGGAGCTGGCGCTGGGAAGCCATGATGGGCTGCTGGAAGGGAGATGTGAGCAGGGGAGGGGGCCAGCCAGGTGGTCCAGGAGCTGGGACTCACCCTTCTGAGATGCGTGCTTTTCCACTTCTCCCTTGTAATCAAAGCCCACTGCTGACTgcagaggagatgaggagaaaggATTAGTCACcgcttcctccctctctgacttACCCTCACTTTTATTTCAGTCCCAGAAGCCATTTTAGAGACCTGTGGCTAGGTCTGGAGGTTTAAAGTAGGAACAGTATTACAAAGCAGTCATCATGGCCTCTGGACGTAGACCACTCCAGATCCAAAccccattttcttcatttgtagtTGTTTAGCTTTGGGACTAATCCTTAATGTCACTGAGCACTGGCCTTTTAGATGATAGTAAATGTGCCTTACCCATTACAATGGTAAATTGAGAGAAGTGATCTCTCTTCATTTTGAATACTATGACAGCtcaacatacatatacatatagtatCTGCATTGAGTTTCTCAAGGAATCAGCACTATTTTTCCTCAGTGAGCATCACAAACCATGATGAGACAATAGGTAGTGAAGACCTTGTCAACTAAAAGCTATGTGTGCATATGGGCTAGTCACCTCACTCCCACTGAACTGTGCTGGTCTCAGTCTGACCTCACAGGGATGCAAGACACAGATTTTGGAGTGATGGGATCCAAGTTAGTTCCAAGACCTACTGTATTCTGGGAGCTGAGTCCCCCTTTGCTCAGTAACTATGGATTTCTAAGCAAGGGTAGGTTTTGCATCTTAAGAACTAGTCTCTCAGCCGGGCAGCGGTGGTGCACgtttttaatcctagcaattgggaggcagaggcaggtggatctctgtgagtttgagaccagcctgatctacaagagcaagttccagggcagcccccaaagccacagagaaaccctgtttcaggggGAAAAAACTAGTCTCTTGGTCTTCctactctcttcttcctttccccccatctctctttctctgggtcTCCTATACctgaggttggcctcaaactcctctTTAGGCAAGGATGACTTTGGACTTGAGGGGAAACTGAAGACAGTTAATTCTTAGCTAAATAAATAGTGTGGGAGAGAGGTCCTAAATCAGATCAGGCTAATCCATGGATGCTTCTACTTTAGATCCATGACAGCTTGCTCTGGGACTCTTGTCCAGAAGAAGTCCCCCTATTGTTGACACATTTCCTTTCTGGCAGGCCACTGGGCTACCTCCCAGCCTGTGGGCCAACTTCTTCCACCCACTGTGGGCTAACTTCTTCCACCCACTGTGGGCTACAAATAACCCATCAGGTAGGTTTGGCTGGGCAAACTCCTTGCCAGGAAGCTAACTCCTCCCCTTCTTCACTGCACTGTGGACTACTGAAAATGAGGCCCTGTGGGTTTTCTTCTCTGAAATATTAAAGGTCCCCACCAGTGTCACACCTAGTGAGGGCCTCGCTGTCATTTAAAGTGACACAACATGCTAAAAGCATCCTACCCAGACCAATTCAAGAAGGAGAAGTGGAGCCAAGCTTTGTTCCACGCCCTGTTAATAAAAGTGTATAAACCCCAGACTCTCCAGGGAGGAAGCAGATCATGTTCCATCTCTAGACACATGCCCATTCATTATGGGGGGGGGGCGCCTCTGGCTTTGTGTGTCACATGCTATCTCTGGTACAATAAATCCTACATGGGGTAGACTGCACGCACACTTCTCACCCTGTAATCCTTTACTTGATAGACAAATGGGCTTGTAGAAGGAGAGGAAGCAGGCAATACATTTCAGATCTTCTGCTTCTACCTGGGAGTTAGTACGTACCACAACCGGGTTTATGAGGTGCTGGAATGGTACCCATACCCTAGGCTAGCATGCTACCAACCAAGCTACTTCCCCAGTCTCTGGATTGATTCTTGATTTATGGACGCGTGGATTGCGTAGGTGATGTAATTTGTGCTTGTCAGATAGCAACTAACAATAAGGGATGGGGCAAAGACAACCAGGAGGAAAGCCAAGACTAAGGAAATTCTCTCTTGTTTCTAGAACCGTATATGCTCCACATGACATTATGGTCTTTAaacatgttttctgtgcttttttcttttaccGCATGTTTTGAACTTCCTTGGCTTTGTTTTGGGTGTCTTTTTCCCCTACAGTGCAAACAATGACCATTCTAGTACTTCGCAGCTTGGATTTAGGTCTACCTGCtggtaacaacaacaaacaattaataataataacaatccaGTTCTCATGGCCAGATGTGAAGAGTCTCCACCCcattcttctccccctctccttcttcctactcctctcccttccccgccttcagcttccttcttccccttttcgATGAGACCCCAACCTGTGCCATGAAAGAGGACGCGCCTGATATCCTATGTCAGAATTTAAAGCATCAAGGGATCCCCAGCCTTGCTCTTTCCACTGTGTCAGCTGCACTCACTTAATACTGTTTTACTTCTCCACTTTTAAACTACTCTTGGGTACAAAGGCGCCCCAGCTTCACAGATCATTGTTTAGTCCTTCACCTCCTCAGAGAATTGCCATCCTAATTAACTGGCtggtttatttgcttatttaagaAATTCTGCCTTCTCTAATGCCTTGAGGAATTCTCATTCAGGGTTGAAGAATCTTTGCCTATAGACTGACTAAAGGAGGCTTTGCGGATGAGCCCTGGGCCTTTCCTGTGCTAGGCAGGAGTTGCACTACCATGCCAGCCCTGGGAATTTAAATGGATGATGATGCACCACACAGCCTCCAGTACCAACAAACCTGCTGAGTCAGGTCATGAGAGCTGTCCTAGCTCAGTGTCAGCACCAGACACTGATGGC
This genomic stretch from Cricetulus griseus strain 17A/GY chromosome 4, alternate assembly CriGri-PICRH-1.0, whole genome shotgun sequence harbors:
- the Hcls1 gene encoding hematopoietic lineage cell-specific protein gives rise to the protein MWKSVVGHDVSVSVETQGDDWDTDPDFVNDISEKEQRWGAKTIEGSGRTEHINIHQLRSKVSEEHDILKKKELESGPKASHGYGGRFGVERDRMDKSAVGHEYVADVEKHSSQTDAARGFGGKYGVERDRADKSAVGFDYKGEVEKHASQKDYSHGFGGRYGVEKDKRDKAALGYDYKGETEKHESQRDYTKGFGGQYGIQKDRVDKSAVGFNEMEAPTTAYKKTTPIEAASSGARGLKAKFESMAEEKRKREEEEKAQQMARQQQERKAVVKMSREAQQPSEPVEKPAVPAPLPKKISSEVWPPAENHPPPEPEPVRSREEHPVPSLPMMQTQPQNSLEDNEEPPALPPRTPEGLQVVEEPVYEAEPEHEPENDYEDVMDLGRQEEEAEGDYEDVLEPEGTTSLSYQAGSSARAGGPGTSAVALYDYQGEGSDELSFDPDDIITDIEMVDEGWWRGRCHGHFGLFPANYVKLL